The following are encoded in a window of Streptomyces sp. 11x1 genomic DNA:
- a CDS encoding cellulase family glycosylhydrolase, with the protein MPRKNHRGTACLAASLAGITAFGGVLASPASASSRHASPPPVSDFRGVNWADPRDNFADDAVVPSGLSTSDTYGTTYAKSRAIIGGFAKLGVDTVRLPVNPTSVNGPFWKSYRAAIDAATAKGFKVILGYWEADNAKDGKIDDQAAWDRMWARITSAYGRTGKVYFEPMNEPFGYTSEEWRDVAARWLATHRAVPRDRVLIGGFKYSEDVKPICADSRLNGTRIALHNYGFWHTDWTSVDQWKTDFKERIGTCASRTILDEFGASMTTGLDYNGPVNGSNEVAYIQAATDIIRELGLGSVYWPGLRNGDTYSLTTLQGTGTRLSLKVNNQSGLDRLHWAWKQK; encoded by the coding sequence GTGCCACGAAAGAACCATCGCGGGACAGCCTGCCTCGCGGCATCGCTGGCCGGCATCACGGCATTCGGCGGAGTCCTCGCCTCCCCCGCGTCCGCCTCCTCCCGCCACGCCTCACCGCCGCCGGTCAGTGACTTCCGCGGCGTGAACTGGGCCGACCCGCGCGACAACTTCGCCGACGACGCGGTCGTTCCCTCGGGCCTGTCCACCAGCGACACCTATGGCACCACGTACGCCAAGTCCCGGGCGATCATCGGGGGCTTCGCCAAGCTCGGCGTCGACACGGTCCGTCTGCCGGTCAACCCCACCTCCGTGAACGGCCCCTTCTGGAAGTCGTACCGGGCCGCGATCGACGCCGCCACCGCCAAGGGCTTCAAGGTCATCCTGGGCTACTGGGAGGCCGACAACGCCAAGGACGGCAAGATCGACGACCAGGCCGCCTGGGACCGCATGTGGGCGCGGATCACCTCCGCGTACGGCCGCACCGGCAAGGTGTACTTCGAGCCGATGAACGAGCCGTTCGGCTACACCTCCGAGGAGTGGCGCGACGTCGCCGCGCGCTGGCTGGCCACGCACCGCGCCGTCCCCCGCGACCGGGTCCTCATCGGCGGCTTCAAGTACAGCGAGGACGTCAAGCCGATCTGCGCCGACAGCCGGCTGAACGGTACCCGGATCGCCCTGCACAACTACGGCTTCTGGCACACCGACTGGACCAGCGTCGACCAGTGGAAGACGGACTTCAAGGAGCGCATCGGCACCTGTGCCTCGCGCACCATCCTCGACGAGTTCGGGGCCTCCATGACCACCGGCCTCGACTACAACGGCCCGGTCAACGGCTCCAACGAGGTCGCCTACATCCAGGCCGCTACCGACATCATCCGGGAGCTGGGCCTCGGTTCGGTCTACTGGCCCGGTCTGCGCAACGGTGACACCTACTCCCTCACCACCCTCCAGGGCACCGGCACCCGCCTCAGCCTGAAGGTCAACAACCAGAGCGGCCTGGACCGGCTGCACTGGGCCTGGAAGCAGAAGTAA
- a CDS encoding cytochrome P450 — MDTEAGPGSLPHAPGAAPPVPEAEPALVDRWRADGGELIDLLTLVRQQLGGVAAFRLGPTPTVLVTDPQAVRHVLVLRPECYVKRSHRARLLIGDGLLAADGAAWKRQRRLLQSQFTGPGMRRYEQRITAAARTTAARWDAYARTGQTFDLGQEMRRFALDTIWRSLTGHPLDDETQRELAAVEAVGAALPALPADADKAREAVAADLARIDAVARHAIDAARDGDAGPHGPGLLHVLTDASTEHPEYTDQLIRDEFVTLLAAGHETTATTLTWLYLLLDRHPEARERAHAAGAEDSPERRQAVQALIHETLRFYPSAWILTRHAAEDDVLGGHTVEAGSDLLVCPYLTHRDPALWPDPERFDPGRFTSPGGRPTHPGAYFPFGIGPRACLGLQFALRESTVLLEHLLPAHLPVFHSDPPKAVHSITVRPDGPTPVSLKPPRD; from the coding sequence ATGGACACCGAAGCCGGTCCCGGCTCTCTTCCGCATGCGCCCGGAGCGGCCCCGCCCGTCCCCGAGGCCGAACCGGCGCTGGTGGACCGGTGGCGGGCGGACGGGGGTGAGCTGATCGACCTGCTGACGCTGGTGCGGCAACAGCTCGGCGGGGTCGCGGCGTTCCGCCTCGGGCCGACGCCCACTGTTCTCGTCACCGACCCGCAGGCGGTCCGGCACGTCCTCGTCCTGCGGCCGGAGTGCTACGTCAAACGCTCGCACCGAGCCCGTCTGCTGATCGGCGACGGCCTCCTGGCCGCCGACGGCGCGGCGTGGAAGCGGCAACGCCGGTTGCTGCAGTCCCAGTTCACCGGCCCCGGGATGCGCCGCTACGAACAGCGCATCACCGCCGCCGCCCGTACCACCGCCGCACGCTGGGACGCGTACGCCCGTACGGGGCAGACCTTCGATCTCGGCCAGGAGATGCGCCGGTTCGCCCTGGACACCATCTGGCGTTCCCTCACCGGCCACCCCCTCGACGACGAGACCCAGCGCGAACTGGCGGCCGTGGAAGCCGTGGGGGCCGCGCTGCCGGCCCTGCCCGCTGACGCCGACAAAGCCCGGGAGGCGGTCGCCGCCGACCTCGCACGCATCGACGCGGTCGCCCGGCACGCCATCGACGCCGCCCGCGACGGCGATGCGGGCCCCCACGGCCCGGGACTGCTGCACGTGCTGACCGATGCGTCCACCGAGCACCCCGAGTACACCGACCAGCTGATCCGCGACGAGTTCGTCACCCTGCTGGCGGCCGGACACGAAACGACCGCCACCACGCTGACCTGGCTGTACCTGCTCCTAGACCGGCACCCCGAAGCCCGGGAACGGGCACACGCCGCCGGCGCCGAGGACTCGCCGGAACGCCGACAGGCCGTGCAGGCCCTGATCCACGAGACGCTCCGCTTCTACCCGTCGGCCTGGATCCTGACCCGCCACGCCGCCGAGGACGACGTCCTCGGCGGTCACACCGTCGAAGCGGGCTCCGACCTCCTGGTCTGCCCCTACCTCACCCATCGCGATCCCGCCCTGTGGCCGGACCCCGAGCGCTTCGACCCGGGGCGCTTCACCTCCCCGGGCGGCCGCCCCACCCACCCGGGCGCGTACTTCCCCTTCGGCATCGGGCCCCGCGCCTGCCTCGGTCTCCAGTTCGCGCTGCGGGAGTCGACCGTGCTCCTCGAGCACCTGCTGCCGGCCCACCTCCCGGTCTTCCACTCCGATCCGCCGAAGGCCGTCCACAGCATCACCGTCCGCCCCGACGGCCCCACTCCCGTCAGCCTGAAACCGCCACGGGACTGA
- a CDS encoding AMP-binding protein yields the protein MTTPEATRPHPRNSGLRVDLNPAAAVARNAHHQGASVVIRYPGGDLTYAELDDRSARLATVLAHGGVGDGDRVAHLGLNSSSFLVTLLAAHRLGAVFVPVNFRLAVAELEAVLVRSGATALVCEEGHRESVDEIRDRTALARFLLVDDDPEAPTGGAVGWESWAGLLAEAPPATSVAAKSADDPAILMFTSGTTGTPKGVLLTHGNVWWNGVNVDLRLDTRRGDVTYAAAPLFHIGTLNSFVIRTLVRGGTVVVGRGFDPRTCFDDLVTHRVNSMFGVPQMFAALAREPGLFDRDLGHLRSIVVAGAPVPPSLIELYARHGVLLQQAWGLTETAPFATHLPVERTREKIGSAGIPMSFTEVRVVDVATNAPLGPGEPGEIVVRGPNVTPGYWNDPEATRAAFDEEGWFHSGDIGHLDEDGCLYIVDRLKDMIISGGENIYPAEVERVLAAMPGVGDVAVVGVPDEEWGESVQAVVSVDGTAEITLEAVHAYAADRLARYKLPERLTVVPAVPRNASGKLDKAGVRRLVAGAD from the coding sequence GTGACCACCCCTGAAGCGACGAGACCCCACCCGCGCAACTCGGGCCTGCGGGTGGACCTCAACCCGGCCGCCGCCGTCGCACGCAACGCCCACCATCAGGGCGCCTCCGTCGTCATCCGCTATCCGGGCGGCGACCTCACCTACGCCGAACTCGACGACAGGTCCGCCCGCCTGGCCACCGTGCTGGCCCACGGCGGCGTCGGCGACGGGGACCGGGTCGCCCATCTCGGCCTCAACAGCAGTTCCTTCCTGGTCACCCTGCTGGCCGCCCACCGGCTGGGGGCAGTCTTCGTCCCGGTCAACTTCCGCTTGGCGGTGGCCGAGTTGGAGGCCGTCCTCGTCCGCAGCGGTGCCACCGCCCTCGTCTGCGAGGAGGGGCACCGGGAGAGCGTCGACGAGATCCGCGACCGGACCGCCCTCGCTCGGTTCCTCCTGGTGGACGACGACCCCGAGGCGCCGACCGGCGGCGCGGTGGGCTGGGAGTCCTGGGCGGGTCTCCTCGCCGAAGCCCCGCCCGCGACCTCCGTGGCCGCGAAGTCCGCCGACGACCCGGCGATCCTGATGTTCACCTCCGGCACCACCGGCACGCCCAAGGGTGTCCTGCTCACCCACGGAAACGTCTGGTGGAACGGCGTGAACGTCGACCTCCGACTCGACACCCGCCGCGGCGACGTCACCTACGCCGCCGCCCCGCTCTTCCACATCGGCACCCTGAACAGCTTCGTGATCCGGACCCTGGTGCGCGGGGGCACGGTGGTCGTCGGTCGCGGGTTCGACCCACGGACGTGTTTCGACGACCTGGTCACCCACCGGGTCAACTCCATGTTCGGCGTCCCCCAGATGTTCGCCGCCCTGGCGAGAGAACCCGGTCTGTTCGACCGGGACCTCGGTCATCTGCGGTCGATCGTGGTCGCGGGCGCCCCGGTACCACCCTCGCTCATCGAGCTCTACGCCCGGCACGGCGTACTGCTCCAGCAGGCCTGGGGCCTGACAGAGACCGCCCCGTTCGCGACACATCTGCCTGTGGAGCGCACCCGGGAGAAGATCGGTTCAGCGGGGATCCCCATGTCGTTCACCGAGGTCCGGGTCGTCGACGTGGCCACCAACGCCCCCCTGGGGCCGGGCGAACCGGGGGAGATCGTCGTACGCGGCCCCAACGTCACCCCCGGCTACTGGAACGACCCCGAGGCCACCCGTGCCGCCTTCGACGAGGAGGGCTGGTTCCACTCGGGCGACATCGGCCACCTGGACGAGGACGGCTGCCTGTACATCGTCGACCGGCTCAAGGACATGATCATCAGCGGCGGCGAGAACATCTACCCGGCCGAGGTCGAGCGGGTCCTGGCGGCCATGCCGGGGGTCGGGGACGTCGCCGTGGTCGGCGTCCCCGACGAAGAGTGGGGCGAGAGCGTGCAGGCCGTCGTGAGCGTGGACGGGACGGCGGAGATCACCCTGGAGGCCGTCCACGCCTACGCGGCGGACCGGCTGGCCCGGTACAAGCTGCCCGAGCGCCTGACCGTCGTGCCGGCCGTCCCGAGGAACGCCTCCGGGAAGCTGGACAAGGCCGGCGTCCGGCGCCTGGTCGCAGGCGCGGACTGA
- a CDS encoding glycoside hydrolase family 5 protein, which yields MRPARSVLLVAALLLLGLVLTPATAQSAPTTPTTPGTRTAPSAAAATPVAANGQLKVCGTKLCNQQGKTIQLRGMSTHGLQWYSQCVTSGSLNALATDWKADVLRVSMYIQEDGYETDPRRFTDLVHSAVEQATARGMYVIVDWHMLDPGDPHYNLARAKTFFSEIAQRHRDKNNLLYEIANEPSGVSWSRIKSYAEQLIPVIRAKDPDTPILVGTRAWSSLGVSEGADESEVVGNPVNAANIMYTFHFYAYSHRDEYLRTLSRAADRIPVFVTEFGTQNYAGEGANDFAMSQRYLDLLAAKKISWVNWNYSDDQRSGAVFKQGTCAGNGPWTGTSSLKPAGVWIRERVRTPDDF from the coding sequence ATGAGACCGGCACGATCCGTTCTGCTCGTCGCCGCGCTGCTGCTCCTCGGCCTCGTCCTCACCCCCGCGACCGCGCAGTCCGCCCCCACCACCCCCACCACCCCCGGAACCCGCACGGCCCCGAGCGCGGCCGCGGCCACCCCCGTCGCCGCCAACGGGCAGCTCAAGGTCTGCGGCACCAAGCTCTGCAACCAGCAAGGAAAAACGATCCAGCTCCGCGGGATGAGCACCCACGGGCTGCAGTGGTACAGCCAGTGCGTCACCAGCGGCTCGCTCAACGCCCTCGCCACCGACTGGAAGGCGGACGTCCTGCGCGTCTCCATGTACATCCAGGAGGACGGGTACGAGACCGATCCGCGCCGCTTCACCGACCTGGTCCACTCGGCCGTCGAACAGGCCACGGCCCGTGGCATGTACGTCATCGTCGACTGGCACATGCTCGACCCGGGCGACCCGCACTACAACCTCGCCCGCGCCAAGACCTTCTTCTCCGAGATCGCACAGCGCCACCGCGACAAGAACAACCTGCTGTACGAGATAGCCAATGAGCCCAGCGGCGTGAGCTGGTCCCGCATCAAGAGCTACGCCGAGCAGCTCATCCCCGTCATCAGGGCCAAGGACCCGGACACCCCGATCCTGGTCGGCACCCGTGCCTGGTCCTCGCTCGGTGTGTCGGAGGGCGCGGACGAGTCCGAGGTGGTCGGCAACCCGGTGAACGCCGCCAACATCATGTACACCTTCCACTTCTACGCCTACTCGCACCGGGACGAGTACCTGCGGACCCTCTCCCGCGCGGCCGACCGCATCCCCGTCTTCGTCACCGAGTTCGGCACCCAGAACTACGCGGGCGAGGGCGCGAACGACTTCGCCATGTCGCAGCGCTACCTCGATCTCCTGGCGGCCAAGAAGATCAGCTGGGTCAACTGGAACTACTCCGACGACCAGCGCAGCGGCGCCGTCTTCAAGCAGGGCACCTGCGCCGGCAACGGTCCGTGGACCGGCACGTCCTCCCTCAAGCCCGCGGGCGTCTGGATCCGTGAGCGCGTCAGGACACCGGACGACTTCTGA
- a CDS encoding sugar phosphate nucleotidyltransferase, with protein MSPTIRRAVIPAAGLGSRLLPLTKAIPKEMLPVGDKPVVEHTVRELVDSGITDITIVVSGGKSLIQDHFRPNPALVEQLREDGKTAYADAVEEVAELARQGHITYLDQYGPYGNGTPVLNAARAFGDEPVLVLWPDDVFVAEVPRAQQLIRAYEQTGCPVLALLPMDPTESQRYGVPIVKEDLGDGQLRITGLVEKPEPAAAPSAFAAIGGYVVTPGIIDELREQTRRWYEHRTGEVYLTDAINAYAATRAVYGQVIKGRWYDTGNPADYLVAQMAFALAHPEYGPVLRGLVNGLDAPSD; from the coding sequence ATGTCCCCGACGATTCGCAGGGCTGTCATCCCCGCCGCGGGCCTCGGTTCCCGTCTGCTGCCCCTCACCAAGGCCATTCCGAAGGAGATGCTGCCGGTCGGCGACAAGCCGGTCGTCGAGCACACCGTGCGCGAGCTGGTGGACTCCGGCATCACCGACATCACCATCGTGGTCTCCGGCGGCAAGAGCCTCATCCAGGACCACTTCCGGCCCAACCCCGCCCTCGTCGAGCAGCTCCGCGAGGACGGCAAGACGGCGTACGCCGACGCGGTCGAGGAGGTCGCGGAGCTGGCCCGCCAGGGCCACATCACCTATCTCGACCAGTACGGCCCGTACGGCAACGGCACGCCGGTGCTGAACGCCGCCCGCGCCTTCGGCGACGAACCGGTGCTCGTGCTCTGGCCCGACGACGTCTTCGTGGCCGAGGTCCCCCGCGCCCAGCAGCTCATCCGCGCCTACGAGCAGACCGGCTGCCCGGTGCTGGCCCTCCTGCCGATGGACCCCACCGAGTCCCAGCGCTACGGCGTGCCCATCGTCAAGGAGGACCTCGGCGACGGCCAGCTGCGCATCACCGGCCTGGTGGAGAAGCCCGAACCCGCCGCCGCGCCCTCGGCGTTCGCGGCCATCGGCGGCTATGTCGTCACCCCCGGCATCATCGACGAGCTGCGCGAGCAGACCCGCCGCTGGTACGAGCACCGGACGGGCGAGGTCTACCTGACCGACGCCATCAACGCCTACGCCGCGACGCGCGCGGTGTACGGGCAGGTCATCAAGGGCCGCTGGTACGACACCGGCAACCCGGCCGACTACCTGGTCGCCCAGATGGCCTTCGCCCTGGCCCACCCGGAGTACGGGCCCGTCCTGCGCGGCCTGGTGAACGGCCTCGACGCCCCCTCCGACTAA
- a CDS encoding GNAT family protein: protein MLRGAKVGLRARHEDDIPILRAELYNDVVYASRTDTAPWRPIAPGKDARLMADDEEQTRVQFSVVEAEGGTLVGSTALWGIDTHNRTAHIGMGLLPASRGKGYGTDAVAVLCHYAFVVRGLHRLQIETLSDNVSMLRAAERNGFLREGVLRSSAWVMGEFLDEVVLGLLAQDWKPDTTP from the coding sequence ATGCTGAGAGGTGCCAAGGTCGGGCTCAGGGCCCGGCACGAGGACGACATTCCGATACTGCGGGCCGAGCTCTACAACGACGTGGTCTACGCCTCCCGGACCGATACCGCGCCGTGGCGGCCGATCGCACCCGGCAAGGACGCGCGGCTCATGGCGGACGACGAGGAGCAGACGCGTGTCCAGTTCTCCGTGGTCGAGGCGGAGGGCGGGACCCTGGTCGGTTCCACGGCGCTCTGGGGCATCGACACCCACAACCGGACCGCGCACATCGGGATGGGGCTGCTGCCCGCCTCCCGGGGCAAGGGCTACGGCACGGACGCGGTCGCGGTGCTGTGTCACTACGCGTTTGTCGTGCGCGGTCTGCACCGGCTGCAGATCGAGACGTTGTCGGACAACGTCTCGATGCTGCGCGCCGCCGAGCGCAACGGCTTCCTCCGTGAGGGAGTGCTGCGCTCCTCCGCCTGGGTGATGGGCGAGTTCCTGGACGAGGTCGTGCTGGGGCTCCTCGCCCAGGACTGGAAGCCGGACACCACGCCCTGA
- a CDS encoding group III truncated hemoglobin produces MNGERHLPDIRDRQDVERLVGAFYDDVLGDPLIGRFFTEVARVDMAAHLPVMADFWESALLSPGVYRRNALRAHRALHAESPLRAEHFDRWLELWSAVVRRRHAGPVSERAVAKAHAVARALLHNTTGEGRAARPDPGPVLVTIESSAGHRRTGPGRPRPGGEG; encoded by the coding sequence GTGAACGGGGAACGGCACCTTCCCGACATCCGCGACCGCCAGGACGTGGAGCGACTGGTCGGCGCGTTCTACGACGACGTCCTCGGCGATCCCCTGATCGGCCGGTTCTTCACGGAGGTGGCACGGGTCGACATGGCCGCCCATCTGCCCGTGATGGCCGACTTCTGGGAGAGCGCCCTGCTGTCCCCGGGCGTCTACCGCCGCAACGCCCTCCGGGCGCACCGCGCCCTGCACGCCGAGAGCCCGCTGCGCGCCGAGCACTTCGACCGCTGGCTGGAGCTGTGGTCGGCGGTGGTGCGGCGGCGGCACGCGGGACCGGTGTCCGAGCGCGCCGTCGCCAAGGCGCACGCGGTGGCCCGGGCCCTGCTGCACAACACGACGGGCGAGGGGCGGGCTGCTCGCCCGGACCCCGGTCCCGTCCTCGTCACCATCGAGTCGTCGGCCGGCCACCGACGCACGGGCCCGGGTCGGCCCCGGCCGGGCGGCGAGGGGTGA
- a CDS encoding globin domain-containing protein, with translation MLSAQSAPVVRATLPVVGASLTTITEVFYRRLFEERPELLRHLFNRANQASGAQREALAGSVAAFATLLVERPDERPDAVLSRIAHKHVSLGVTADQYPLVGRHLLGAVAEVLGDAVTPEIGAAWDEVYWLMANALIAIEARLYTEAGVAEGKVWRSMEIAERRQESADAVSLVLRRPDGRPTPAFRPGQYVGVRVELPDGARQIRQYSLSTAPDHKTWRITVKRERAADGSGPDGEVSSWLHAHAEAGDVLDVSLPAGDLVLPEGDTPLLLASAGIGITPMLSMLHHLALTSSTRPVTVVHADRSPLDHVHRDEQADLVSRLTGADLHLWYEQDAHRSPGTNVFTGRAALDHLNPDPDTTAYLCGPLPFMRAVRGELLAKGLRPAAVHYEVFGPDLWLGK, from the coding sequence ATGCTTTCCGCGCAGTCGGCCCCCGTCGTCCGTGCGACGCTTCCCGTGGTGGGAGCCTCGCTGACCACGATCACGGAAGTGTTCTACCGGCGGCTGTTCGAGGAACGACCGGAGCTGCTGCGGCATCTGTTCAACCGCGCCAACCAGGCTTCCGGCGCCCAGCGCGAGGCCCTGGCCGGTTCGGTGGCGGCCTTCGCGACCCTCCTGGTCGAACGGCCCGACGAGCGCCCCGACGCCGTCCTCTCGCGCATCGCCCACAAGCACGTCTCCCTCGGTGTGACCGCGGACCAGTACCCCTTGGTGGGACGTCACCTGCTCGGGGCGGTCGCCGAGGTTCTCGGTGACGCCGTCACCCCCGAGATCGGTGCCGCCTGGGACGAGGTCTACTGGCTGATGGCCAACGCCCTGATCGCCATCGAGGCCCGTCTGTACACCGAGGCGGGGGTGGCGGAGGGCAAGGTGTGGCGGTCCATGGAGATCGCCGAGCGCCGTCAGGAGTCCGCCGACGCCGTGTCCCTGGTCCTGCGCCGGCCCGACGGGCGTCCGACGCCCGCGTTCCGGCCCGGCCAGTACGTCGGCGTCCGCGTGGAACTGCCCGACGGAGCCCGCCAGATCCGCCAGTACAGCCTGTCCACCGCCCCCGACCACAAGACCTGGCGCATCACGGTCAAGCGGGAGCGGGCGGCCGACGGCTCCGGGCCCGACGGCGAGGTTTCGTCCTGGCTGCACGCCCACGCCGAGGCGGGGGACGTCCTGGACGTGTCGCTGCCGGCCGGTGATCTCGTACTGCCCGAGGGCGACACCCCTCTCCTCCTCGCCTCCGCCGGCATCGGCATCACCCCGATGCTGTCGATGCTGCACCATCTCGCCCTCACCTCCTCCACGCGCCCCGTCACCGTCGTGCACGCCGACCGCTCGCCGCTCGACCATGTGCACCGTGACGAGCAGGCGGACCTCGTCAGCCGTCTGACCGGCGCCGACCTGCACCTGTGGTACGAGCAGGACGCCCACCGCTCCCCGGGCACCAACGTCTTCACCGGACGCGCGGCGCTCGACCACCTCAACCCGGACCCGGACACCACCGCCTACCTCTGCGGGCCGCTGCCCTTCATGCGCGCGGTGCGGGGCGAGCTGCTGGCCAAGGGGCTACGTCCCGCCGCCGTTCACTACGAGGTGTTCGGCCCCGACCTCTGGCTCGGCAAGTGA
- a CDS encoding Rrf2 family transcriptional regulator, which produces MRLTRYTDLALRAVMRLAVVDSEELLTTRQIADSMNVPYTHMAKAIAQLQHLGVIEARRGRNGGLTLTEAGRSTHVGDLVRTLEGDREAVACEGDTPCPLAGACRLRRALRQAQDAFYASLNGATVADLVTSPTGPVLLALGAPPG; this is translated from the coding sequence GTGAGGCTGACCAGATACACGGATCTCGCACTTCGGGCCGTGATGCGCCTGGCCGTCGTGGACAGCGAGGAGTTGCTGACCACGCGGCAGATCGCCGACTCCATGAACGTCCCCTACACGCACATGGCGAAGGCCATCGCACAGTTGCAGCACCTGGGGGTGATCGAGGCGCGGCGTGGCCGCAACGGCGGGCTGACACTCACCGAGGCGGGCCGGAGCACGCACGTGGGGGATCTGGTCAGAACGCTGGAGGGCGACCGGGAAGCCGTGGCGTGCGAGGGCGACACTCCCTGTCCGCTCGCGGGCGCCTGCCGGCTGCGGCGAGCACTGCGACAGGCGCAGGACGCCTTCTACGCCTCACTGAACGGTGCGACCGTGGCCGATCTGGTGACCTCACCGACGGGACCGGTCCTGCTGGCCCTCGGCGCTCCCCCAGGCTGA
- a CDS encoding BtrH N-terminal domain-containing protein has protein sequence MTTVEGIEVRDTHHCETTTLGVLLRHQGLDLSEPMLFGLGSGLSFIYWDSKNMDFPFLGGRVKPFELTRNLAAALGLDLVVKETGSPRRAWENVKAPLDAGHPVGLQLDSYHLPYFSSKVHFAGHVVALYGYDDRDAQLVDTDQQGGAVSTSLTSLAEARAARGPMSARHRSFTLTVPAGGTPGLADRIAPAITACADAFLHPPIANLGHRGIEKAGRLVPTWLRRTDDPRRDLPQAALLMERAGTGGALFRNLYRDFLAECAELLDSGPVRTGHALYAEAAILWTEVATLIEKAGASGEEEHLRQAGTVLGDLARVEREAMRELSRLQA, from the coding sequence ATGACGACAGTGGAAGGCATCGAGGTCCGCGACACACACCACTGCGAGACGACGACCCTCGGGGTGCTGCTGCGGCACCAAGGGCTCGATCTGTCCGAGCCCATGCTCTTCGGTCTCGGCTCCGGGCTGTCCTTCATCTACTGGGACAGCAAGAACATGGACTTCCCGTTCCTCGGCGGGCGCGTCAAGCCGTTCGAACTCACCAGAAACCTGGCCGCCGCACTCGGCCTGGACCTGGTCGTCAAGGAGACCGGCTCACCCCGCAGGGCGTGGGAGAACGTGAAGGCCCCCCTCGACGCCGGTCACCCGGTCGGACTCCAGCTCGACAGCTACCACTTGCCGTACTTCTCCTCGAAGGTGCACTTCGCCGGCCACGTCGTCGCCCTGTACGGCTACGACGACCGCGACGCCCAGTTGGTGGACACCGATCAGCAGGGCGGGGCGGTGTCCACCAGCCTGACGAGTCTCGCCGAGGCCCGGGCCGCGCGTGGCCCGATGAGCGCCAGGCACCGCTCGTTCACGCTCACCGTCCCCGCAGGAGGCACACCCGGCCTGGCGGACCGGATCGCCCCGGCCATCACCGCCTGCGCCGACGCCTTCCTCCACCCGCCCATCGCCAACCTGGGGCACCGGGGCATCGAGAAGGCCGGCAGGCTCGTACCGACATGGTTGCGGCGCACCGACGATCCGCGACGGGATCTGCCGCAGGCCGCGCTGCTGATGGAGAGGGCGGGCACCGGCGGCGCCCTGTTCCGCAATCTCTACCGTGACTTCCTCGCCGAGTGCGCCGAACTGCTCGACAGCGGCCCTGTCCGCACGGGCCACGCGTTGTACGCCGAAGCGGCCATCCTGTGGACCGAAGTGGCGACGCTGATCGAGAAGGCGGGTGCGTCGGGCGAGGAGGAGCACCTGCGACAGGCGGGCACGGTGCTCGGTGATCTCGCACGGGTGGAGCGTGAGGCCATGCGGGAACTGAGCCGCCTTCAGGCGTAG
- a CDS encoding SRPBCC family protein: MAVRHRLIKVSPRAVWDVLADGSRYGEWVVGTSGTEPVRGQWPEVGSALAYEIRVGPVRLGNETVVRSCEEGSALGLEARAGVLGTARISLELRPWGRYCLVIADEHPLQGVGGKLHNVGVEALIQLRHRAMLARLARLCEAQGAPGQKAPDEAGTERPARARGLRGAAAHGGADGHA; the protein is encoded by the coding sequence ATGGCGGTACGGCATCGTCTGATCAAGGTGAGCCCGCGGGCTGTGTGGGACGTCCTCGCGGACGGCAGCCGGTACGGGGAGTGGGTGGTGGGGACCTCGGGCACCGAGCCGGTGCGAGGGCAGTGGCCCGAGGTCGGCTCGGCGCTCGCCTACGAGATCCGGGTGGGACCCGTGCGGCTGGGCAACGAGACGGTCGTCCGCTCCTGCGAGGAGGGCTCCGCGCTGGGCCTGGAGGCCCGGGCAGGGGTGCTGGGGACGGCGCGCATCTCCCTCGAACTGCGCCCCTGGGGGCGGTACTGCCTGGTGATCGCCGACGAGCACCCGCTGCAGGGCGTGGGCGGAAAGCTCCACAACGTGGGCGTGGAAGCGCTGATCCAGCTGCGACACCGCGCCATGCTCGCCCGGCTCGCCCGGCTCTGCGAGGCGCAGGGCGCGCCCGGGCAGAAGGCCCCGGACGAGGCCGGGACGGAACGGCCCGCGAGGGCGCGCGGGCTGCGCGGGGCGGCGGCACACGGCGGCGCCGACGGTCATGCATGA